The following nucleotide sequence is from Diospyros lotus cultivar Yz01 chromosome 3, ASM1463336v1, whole genome shotgun sequence.
cgtgccttacattgaaataagcgcatcatcttgatttgcgtgttaacttcaaaatttgcacaagtcacttcatctTAAGTCCCGAAGCACCTTTGACTGAGCCTCAAAGCACTTCCTTGGTATGTGTGCCTTGACCTTGAAACGCATGCAAattctcgattctcgtgcatcACCTCAATTCTGGTGCACTATCTCGATTTTTTTTGTGCACCGTCTCAAAACACGTGCCCgaaccccctttttttttttttttccaaaatctttgaaatattagtaaatctccatttcctattttctagggattttttttttttatatatatatatatatattttaaggattttctggtatatatattatatatatatttatatatatatatttttttacatatatattattatatatatatattttttatttctccttccttctcattcttctcccgaattcccttcttcttccttcttccttcttctttcctcttctgcAATGCACAATTAGGGCAACAGCCACCGTGCACCGCCTCCATCGGCCGTCTCCACCATAGCCATCGCAGCACCTGCGTAACCAGCAGCCGCAAGCCACCGCGTGACTTCCTCATGCCCTAGCCGCCgatcaccatcttcttcttcctcttcctcttctctgcAACTCACAAATCGGCCAATCAGCAACCGACCGCGAGCCTCGCCACCACCTCCGACGACCGCCATCGCCAGCTCGGCAACCACCCCAGCGTTGCATCGCCATCAGCCACAAGCCATCGCTTGGCTTCCTCACGCCTAGTCACGGATCACTAGCTCCTCCCAACCATCACTGCCGGCACAATCGGCCGACACCTTGGCCAGATCCGGTCACGCAGTCACCGCTGCTTACTCCCTCGCACAGCCGTCGGCCCTTGCTCGGCTTCCCTCAGCCGCCACAGCGACCCTCGTCGCCTCTGCAACTGCTGTCATATCGGGGTCGATTCGACCCAATCGGTCTGACCCGACTGGACTCGGCACAAACCGACCCGATCTAACTCGGCCCGACCCGACCAGATCAAACTCGGCCCGACCCGACCAGATCCGACTCGGCCTGACCCGACCCGATCCAACTCGGCCTGACCCGACCCGATCCAACTCGGCCTGACCCGACCCGATCCAACTCGGCCTGACCCGACCCGATCCAACTCGGCCCGACCCGACCGGACTTGATCCGCTTCAGGTTTGACCCACTAGATCTGACCCCTATCTAATTTGACTTATCAGATTAGATCTaacccatatctgatttgatCCATTCAATTAGATCTAACACATATCTGATTTGCTTAGATCTAACCAAATCCATATCTATCATGCCAAGGCACAACACAATGAACCCCCGGTCTCGATGTGGTGCCTGTGTAGTCTTAAATAGAGGATGTCATCCACAGTGCATTTTTGCTCCTTATTTTCGTTGTGAGAGTGGTACTGCTCATTTTGCTACCGTTCGTGAAGTTTATACTATCAGAAATGTCGTCAACCTCTTGACTCCGCTTTCGGTAAATGACCGATTTTGGGCTTCCGATacacttctctttgaagctcaagcccggCTTCAGGATCCTGTTTATGGGtgtgtatctcacattcttgCTCTTCAGCAACAGGTTAGTGAGCTGCAAGCCTATCgagcttatttgcaagattcacTATTCGCATATTATTCTTCGCATCCCCAACTTGTTcctccatttgatccaaatttcAACTGGAGCTCTAGTCCTCCCACCATCCCAGAGGCTACTCTACCTCACCCTGGCGAAACGAACAGCAGCCAGATGCCGCTCTTGGATGACCTTGATGAGCTAGGTCCAGTCATCTTTGGCCACCGCCGACGTCCTTGAGCATTGGCACATTATCAGTTTTTATGGTTTgcccccctcttttttttttttttttttttttactgtacggcttgatctct
It contains:
- the LOC127796403 gene encoding LOB domain-containing protein 18-like — encoded protein: MNPRSRCGACVVLNRGCHPQCIFAPYFRCESGTAHFATVREVYTIRNVVNLLTPLSVNDRFWASDTLLFEAQARLQDPVYGCVSHILALQQQVSELQAYRAYLQDSLFAYYSSHPQLVPPFDPNFNWSSSPPTIPEATLPHPGETNSSQMPLLDDLDELGPVIFGHRRRP